A section of the Phaseolus vulgaris cultivar G19833 chromosome 8, P. vulgaris v2.0, whole genome shotgun sequence genome encodes:
- the LOC137824137 gene encoding alcohol dehydrogenase-like 4, whose product MAYPEVSSNSKPARDTKGKTITCKAAVAYGPGEPLVVEEILVHPPHKSEVRIKILHTSICHTDLSAWRGENESQRAYPRILGHEASGVVESVGEGVSEVEEGDIVVPIFNGECGECCYCKCEKSNLCERYGVNPMKKVMEGDGRTRFSTVDGKPIFHFLNTSTFSEYTVVDSACVVKFRPSDHGLTTKNLTLLSCGVSTGVGAAWNTANVHSGSSVAVFGLGAVGLAVAEGARARGASRIIGVDINPDKFIKAQAMGVTDFINPKDEEKPVCEIIKKLTDGGVDYSFECTGNVDVLRDAFSSVHAGWGLTVILGIHASPSLLPIHPMELFNGRSIIGSIFGGFKGKSQLPHFAKQCGNGVVKLDNFITHELPIEEINKAFDLLITGKSLRCLLHF is encoded by the exons ATGGCATATCCAGAAGTGTCGTCCAACTCAAAGCCAGCAAGGGACACCAAGGGAAAGACCATCACTTGCAAAG CTGCCGTGGCTTATGGTCCCGGAGAACCCCTCGTGGTGGAAGAAATTCTTGTTCATCCTCCTCACAAATCCGAGGTTCGAATCAAAATCCTCCACACTTCCATTTGCCACACCGATCTTAGTGCATGGCGAGgcgag AACGAGTCTCAGCGTGCTTACCCTCGTATATTGGGCCATGAAGCATCCGG GGTTGTGGAGAGTGTGGGCGAAGGGGTGAGTGAGGTGGAGGAAGGGGACATAGTGGTGCCAATTTTCAATGGGGAGTGTGGAGAGTGTTGCTACTGCAAGTGCGAGAAGAGCAACTTGTGTGAGAGGTATGGGGTGAACCCCATGAAGAAGGTGATGGAAGGAGATGGCAGAACCAGATTCTCAACCGTTGATGGAAAACCCATCTTCCATTTCTTGAACACTTCCACGTTCTCGGAGTACACGGTGGTGGATTCCGCTTGTGTCGTCAAGTTTCGTCCCTCCGATCACGGTCTCACCACCAAAAACCTCACCTTGCTCAGCTGTGGCGTCTCCACAG GGGTTGGAGCTGCTTGGAATACAGCCAATGTGCATTCTGGTTCATCAGTGGCTGTTTTTGGTCTAGGAGCTGTTGGGTTAGCT GTTGCAGAAGGAGCACGAGCCAGAGGTGCTTCCAGAATAATAGGTGTCGACATCAACCCTGATAAATTCATCAAAG CCCAAGCAATGGGAGTCACTGATTTCATAAACCCAAAGGATGAAGAGAAGCCCGTGTGCGAG ataataaaaaaactgaCTGATGGAGGTGTAGACTACAGTTTTGAATGTACTGGAAACGTGGATGTTCTAAGGGATGCATTTTCGTCTGTTCATGCG GGTTGGGGATTGACTGTAATATTGGGAATTCATGCCTCACCAAGCTTGCTTCCTATCCACCCAATGGAGCTCTTCAATGGGCGCAGTATCATAGGATCAATATTTGGAGGTTTCAAAGGGAAAAGTCAGTTGCCTCATTTTGCCAAACAATGTGGAAATGGA GTGGTGAAGTTGGATAATTTCATCACTCACGAGCTACCCATTGAGGAGATaaacaaagccttcgatcttttGATCACAGGGAAATCACTGAGATGCCTTCTGCACTTCTAA
- the LOC137826220 gene encoding thylakoid ADP,ATP carrier protein, chloroplastic-like, giving the protein MMSHTEERATLTWRKIPHNPKYDVVRPRVCHAAATTHSQFASVSVAQSKLHQDFMPTPSQLLKHPLAAFAFVPRDASLFFAGAIAGAAAKTVTAPLDRIKLLMQTQSVRVGQDSAKKAMSFVEAIAAVGKEEGIKGYWKGNLPQVIRVVPYTAVQLFAYEIYKKIFRGENGELSVVGRLAAGAFAGMTSTFITYPLDVLRLRLAVEPGYRTMSEVALSMVREEGFASFYRGLGPSLIAIAPYIAVNFCVFDLLKKSLPEKYQKRTETSILTAVLSASLATLTCYPLDTVRRQMQLKGTPYNTVLDALSGIVARDGIAGLYRGFVPNALKSLPNSSIKLTIYDIVKRLIAASEKEFQSITEENRIKHKNTNKQ; this is encoded by the exons ATGATGTCCCACACAGAGGAGAGAGCCACACTCACGTGGCGCAAAATCCCTCACAATCCCAAATACGATGTCGTTCGCCCCCGCGTCTGTCACGCCGCAGCCACCACCCACTCCCAATTCGCCTCTGTCTCCGTCGCCCAATCCAAACTGCACCAAGACTTCATGCCCACGCCCTCCCAGCTCCTCAAGCACCCCCTTGCCGCCTTCGCCTTCGTCCCCCGCGACGCCTCTCTCTTCTTCGCTGGAGCCATCGCCGGCGCCGCCGCCAAGACCGTCACCGCGCCGCTCGACCGTATCAAGCTCCTCATGCAG ACTCAAAGCGTGCGGGTTGGGCAAGATAGTGCTAAGAAGGCAATGAGTTTCGTTGAG GCCATAGCAGCTGTAGGGAAAGAAGAAGGCATTAAAGGTTACTGGAAGGGCAACCTCCCCCAG GTGATTCGGGTCGTACCTTACACTGCTGTCCAGCTCTTTGCTTATGAAATTTATAAG AAAATATTCAGGGGAGAGAATGGTGAGCTCTCTGTTGTGGGAAGACTTGCAGCAGGTGCTTTTGCAGGAATGACATCCACTTTC ATAACTTACCCATTAGATGTTCTAAGATTGCGATTAGCTGTTGAACCGGGTTACCGTACCATGTCAGAG GTTGCCTTGAGCATGGTGAGGGAGGAAGGATTTGCATCTTTCTATCGAGGCCTAGGTCCTTCTCTTATTGCAATAGCTCCTTATATTGCAGTAAACTTTTGTGTTTTTGACTT ATTAAAGAAGTCATTGCCTGAGAAATACCAAAAGAGAACTGAAACATCTATACTCACAGCTGTCCTTTCGGCATCTCTTGCCACTCTTACATGCTATCCTCTGGACACTGTTCGAAGACAGATGCAATTGAAGGGCACACCTTATAATACAGTATTAGATGCTCTTTCAG GTATTGTGGCACGAGATGGAATTGCTGGATTGTATCGTGGATTTGTGCCCAATGCTCTAAAATCCCTTCCTAACAGCAG CATCAAGCTTACCATATATGACATTGTTAAGCGCCTTATTGCTGCTAGTGAGAAAGAATTTCAATCAATTACAGAGGAAAATCGCATCAAGCACAAGAACACTAACAAGCAATGA
- the LOC137824565 gene encoding uncharacterized mitochondrial protein AtMg00810-like: MGQLKGIKQGNDKEEIARIKQALNQTFKIKDLGDLRYFLGLEVARSKKGIMVNQRKYALELLTDAGLLACKPAPTPIDNREKFSSTRSVPFTYIQFLVKPITAHYTAAIRILRYIKGAPSLGLFFSSNTSTHLKAFCDSDWGTCSDSRQSVTGFSVYLGNSTISWKSKKQGTISKSSCEAEYRAMGNGHGYM; the protein is encoded by the exons atgggacaattgaaaggtataaagcaag gaaatgataaagaagagattgctcgaattaaacaagccttgaatcagACATTCAAGATTAAGGATCTTGgggatttaagatattttcttggtctagaagtagcaagaagtaagaAAGGAATAATGGtgaatcaaaggaaatatgcattggaattgTTAACAGATGCAGGTCTTTTAGCCTGCAAACCTGCACccactcctattgataatcGTGAAAAATTCTCTTCTACTAGAAGTGTTCCTTTCACATATATTCAA tTTCTTGTTAAGCCTATAACTGCTCACTATACTGCAGCGATTAGAATTCTCAGATATATTAAAGGAGCTCCAagtcttggtttatttttctcttccaacacTTCTACTCATctcaaagccttttgtgatagtgattggggcacctgtagtgattcaagacaatcagtaactggttttagtgtgtatcttgggaaTTCTACGATATcctggaaatcaaagaagcaaggaacaatatcaaagagttcttgtgaagctgaatacaggGCAATGGGCAATGGCCACggttacatgtga